The following is a genomic window from Benincasa hispida cultivar B227 chromosome 7, ASM972705v1, whole genome shotgun sequence.
GAACAATTTTTACGTGAATCCCTTGCAGTTGTAAGAAATCCATCCCCTCCCCATCCCttccaaacacctaaaaaacaaacaaacaacacCATTAAAAGTATAGGGTAGAACGAACCTAGCAGCGTGTACGGCGGAGACATGCGAACGGAGACATGCATCTAGGACACCTTGCCTCAAGCTCCTCCGTCGTGGACTAACCTGAATTGTCTGCGTCAAGATCACTGGCATACCAGAACAACAAACGGCAATATAAACctcaatttgaaataaaaacatattCACTGGCATACCGGAACAACAACCAACACTAGTGGAGCTTATAAGTTtgcaaataaattataatcataTACTATGACTTCTTAATGGAAAATCTAGCCTCATCGAGAAAATATTACAGAATACGGGGAAGCATACAAAACCAACAAAACAAGTTAAAAATGTAACCTCGGTCAACCATACAAAAAGAGCTCCAATCTAAAATAATTGAGCTTATTGAACAATAACACCACTGAGACCAACATCAAAAGATATTAAACCTAACTACAAACTAAGCCTCTTTAAAGACAATTAAACCTATCTAAAAATCCTCCTTTTATTCTCAAgccaaccccccccccccccccaaaaaaaaaaaaaagaaaaagaaaagaaaagaaaaccacTGGAACTGCACTAACTATGGACCTATTCAAATTGAAAGTCTTATGggcaataacatatttattcatCATCATAATATAATACATCAACATTCAAGTAGTAGTTAGGTAAActattttctttagaagaatggtaaaacaaacataaatcaCTTTTCTTGCCTCACAACCATATACATTACACTCGTCCATCATAGATAGAGAGCCGAAACAAGTCTAAAAACACAACTATTTGTATCCGACTAATTCCTATAACATGGTAAAACTGAAGGAAGTGCAATTATATGAACCAGAAGAACTCAAAAAGATGATCTTGCATACTTGGCTGAACTGGTAAGATAGATACAGatccttttgaaatttgtaCTGTCAACATGCTCAACTAATAGATCAAGATCTTCAACCTGATATATGTCAGTTGGATAATTTAGTCAGTCATACCTTATTCCTCATCCCCCACCcccacaaataaataaatagtaacaaaaataataatgatagaaAATAGTGTCTCACCTCCATTAATAGATCAACAGCTTCAGGTTCGGCATTGTGCTGaagatgaataaaattaattagagaTGCACATTCCTAATAAATATTGCCTTATCTACATAAAAGTATGGCTTAGTGTCCAAAGAAGGTTCAAACAAAGTTTATCAACTGTCTTATTATATAGACATACTTTCATGTGAAAAGCAAAAATTTCTTGAACAAGTTCCATCAAATCATCTACGGGAGCCTCTTCACCCTGAAACAAaggggaaaaatgaaaaaagaaaaagaaagcagTAGTAAATAGTTTACCTAACTACTACTTGAATGTTGATGCAGAATCTTGAAAGAAAAAGCATAGTCTATCACttaaataaacaaatcaaaattttaggaTGTATAGGTGTCGGTTCTTACACTAATTAGAACCAGCCCGTGTGATCCTCGATGTAGCCGTTTATGCAATATTTAATACCTCTTCAACTAGGTTTTAGGTAAACAATGCTTAAAAGTTGGCTAAGGCCTCCcgttctcaatttttttttaatttcaatttcagtTTCATATCAAAAGAGTTCATAGGTGTAATCACAACACTATTACCTCGAAGTTCAATATATTGTTTGTCATACACATACGAATAACACAATCCGCCGCCATGGTCATAAAAAACCCTACATAAGCAAGCATAAATGCAGAAGAATATGCCTTATTAGTCAAATTGCCAAACGCTAGTTAGCATCGGAGAGGAAATGCATCATACCAGTGCTGAAGAAGACACCGCCGGTGAACTGCGTCCCGAGGACGAGGAATCCGTCATTCCATTTGAAGAAATAGGGGGAGATTTCGGCGATGAAGGTGTCGAAAAAGATGAGAAGGAGGTCACCAATCTTAACGAGGATGAATGGCTTGGAGTGGAGGTTGGGGGAAGGGGAAGGGTCATATTCGCCGGCATCATCATCCCCGTGGTTGCTGTGGGCGACGAGGAGGAAGATGGAGAACAATGAGATTCTAGGTATCTGCCTTCTTTCAAGATCGCCTTTTTTTGTTATCAAACCTACGTGGAGGCCACATCTACACCACGACAGACTCTTCACGCACGATCGACAGACGAATGTCAAGGTTTTGGAAGAGAGGAGTGAGAAAGAATAGGATTCGAAGAGGAAcgtgtgagaatgagaggaaaaagaaaatagagggagagtgaagaggaaaatgaaaaaaatggggagAAAATAGAAAGTTAGAGGATAAATTAAGCGGGTCAAATTGACATTAAAGATACCCTtacaatgtcgatttaaaaccgacattaaagatttgttttttaacaaaaaaaaaaaacaaaaccgacattatacacctaatttcattttttccaaCCGATAATAaaacccaaaattcttgtagtgattctataattaaaaaatatttagttaaacaaaaaactattttttctttaattaataaatatacataaattaaaaaattcattcaTATTCCATATGCCAATTAATGAAAGAATATGAAGAgagaattttatttaaaactaattctctaattttaaaaccattttaataaacaaaaaactaattttccattgattaatatatataaacataaatgaacTAAtttactattatatatatatatatatataaacaaaacacATTCTCTTATTTAATCAACAATATTTAGTATGgattaaattcatattaatatttgaatcatattcaaataattatttttatctcaaataaatttttatattataatgaatcatatacattatattatatctcataattatatcttatataataaatttcctttattaatctaaacaattataattaatccaaattaattcgattctaaCTTATCCCAAATGAGCTAACGTGAGGACTTTATGGACTTATAGTTTAAAGCTTCAATGGTAATCCATTAATCAATCAAACtgtttgattaaattaatcaactttcattcATTGTTGGTCACTCTaccaaagaccgacagctacactcttcacactatatatatatttttatgtccattggacataaccaatcaacagttcaTTGAcaattcacaaattgctcgtaagtacagctatacaaaaattaaatttttgcccctatagttacatctgactccttaagtaccactgatccctctaatgaacaataagtcacaGTCTAACTATAACCAAACCTCTCTCAGATaaggagaaggtgtggtgccacattgtttaagccccagattaacccttaagggagcaatttctctatttACTCTAACAATAGAGAATGAGTGatttccttcttgtgtagctatgttcccagctccctaatcagacgatcccaaaaatgataggcatattgagtcgacgaaacTGACCACTCTTagccatacaaatcaaatgattgcCTTCatgggcaggagttcacaacacACTTAGAATTCAGGTCAAggcacctatggtcatcctagtgaaatgtaagtctcatctatcaacggtgttatatagagagactattcatttcgtggcctagtcttatacaaactctttgtgtagaATACCTCTGCttacatatctccacataaataatcaggattagatcatttgtaccactttacaacaattataacgaTGACAAAGTTGGTCGTATTCAtaatgtcatcaggataaggtacccaaccttatccatctactacagaccgtttaggttatcacttacaCATGAGCTAATTGTATGTCTAttcatacatgtttaagttatagaaaATAACTCTAGATTTTAGTTTAATGAATTATTGCATAAGTTTCATAAAACTAATCGACTATTGCTTCAACTAATATATACACTAAAGGTTGGGGATATATAAGCCAGTGAGATATGTATCCTAGGGTATACACTATATCCTACATGCTCTCCCACTTGCGTTAGTACCTAGAAACATATCCCGTAGTCCTAGACAGTCTAGGAGATTCTCTCACACTTTAGCCTAGAAAATCCTTTTATATAATACAACCAATTATCTCAATAAAAACCATCTGGTCATCAACAAGATATTTCTCTCAGTTCTACAACTTGGAGCCTACCTACATCCTCAACTCAGGTCTTGCACTACATTATTTCATAAAGTGGATAGACCAAGTTATTTCTGAAAAagttttcaaatatcaaaagaCATACTTGACATATGCAAAatattgcttcacaagcatgaCATTGCTTTATCATCCAATATACACCTACTAGGATAAAACTCGGATCTCTCTAAATCCAATATGAAAAAGTATATTTCATAAAAGATCAAATCTAGAACTATATATACCAACGTTCCATTAtttgtatgttttaattttcaaaactcaatGGTTACCATCGACTTTACcgacttaattaaattaatcaatttttagaaCTCAATAGTTACCATCGACTTTATCGACTTTAATTTTCAGAACTCAATGGTTCcattattcatatattaaatatgaatgAAGTCTCATGTAAAATGTACATCCCCTAACgtttgagatgtcttaggaaaATTTCCCCTCAAGCAAATAACTTCATTGTAGGATGGTACATTACCATTCCATTTGAATTATTTGcatgaaacaataaacaacttCCTTTTTAACGTAAGATGCATGAGACAAATTTAACATCAGGTCCTAGACATCTCTATATggattttgaatatatataaattggtTAAATTGgttaaacacttcaaatcaactattTTAAATTGGTTAAACAGTCAAAAACTTCATATTGATTTCTAATTCATCCATAATGAGcaaaaatcaatataaaaaatagataaatatccACGTTCATTTTCTTGTAcatacaagaaaattgtcatgATTCAAAGTTACCGGTTATGATACTATATCAACCCCTTATTATCAAAGATCCCAATTGTGAAGTTCACAATATTGGCAAACACTTCtacaattcaatttgagaaaaaaattcttGAAATAACGTAGATGCATTGAATTCCATTCCATAAAAGAAGTTATTCATTCTTACACAtctcatatgcaacaatgaataaaaaaatgcatAAGACTCTATTATAGGAACTACTTATAAAATCGACTCACTGCCCATTTTTATGCAACAATTGGGGCACTAGATTTCACTTGACGTCAAGAGTCTTACTTTGAAAATCTCTATCTCCAAGTACTACACTTTCAAGCCTCCCTTTTATTGATCCATTCATATCCTTTGAGGTTGCCCTCATCAATgataatttacaaaaaaaaaaaaaaaaaaaaaaaaaaaaaaaaaattatctcaaATTTATGACTTTAACAAAATTTCTCTTTGTTAACTTCTTCAATTCTTGTCATCTAGCATGATAGCTTTGATTTCCAATAAGTCACAACTAAAGTAGAGTTATTgcataactctcccactactgAAAGATTTGTAAGTTTTCATCTTGTCATTTTATATGACAATGAAGACTGAAAATAAGCCTTTGCAAATGTTGAGCTATCTTATAACTCTTCCACTACGATGAAGATTTATCTATTTGACTACTAGAAATTgatgtttaaatgaaaataaatttttaacaaCACTTGTTAATTATCGTGTGGTTGTACTAGAAACTAATTCATTAATCAACCCTTTTATAAGTCTGGAAACTTTAACTTTCCAAATAAAATGGTATTTGTCACACAAATACATCATTTTACTTTAGAATGTCTAAAAGTCCATTTATAAACTCTTCATGGACTACTTACAactaagagtattttttaacatttatttcaccaAGGATTTGTTTTAACACAATTGTTTGaacttaccaaaaaaaaaaaaaaatgaaatgtcaAAGACTAGTTTTACAACACTTCTATAATCCAACAATGTTTCACACACATTTTGGAGAAAATAAGGTTCAAACAATGCAATCTCTATTGCATTTCTTTCATGGAGTCACACATCGGCGTAATTCTAAAAGATTAAGACTTCATTTAATAAAGTACTTAAAATGTACGAAGTTTAACAATGCCACATTTCTCCTATTGCAACACAATTTCATCCAATTCGTACCTAATGTTCGAAATTAAGATCACATTTCATCTTTATTATTCGGACTTAGTACAACAAATAAAACTTGTACTAATCATTATGATTGGATTGGATCATAATATCACAATACAATTGCCTAAATGACTTAAATTTTAGTCTAATTTttgttgaacatttcaaagaaaataagactTGAGTTGTATTAGAATAAGatacatttattcataaatactcATTAATCACATTAATGACTTATTTATGAAGTCCAACTTATGCTTTTGATCACAAGACCACCTAGGTCAAAGCAAGTCCAACATTGGCTAGGTAAccttatctaataaggttttaattACATACTTGCATGAGAAGCAAGACTTtgacaaataattataatttaactcTAACTATTAAAGAATTACTTGTAACTATCATTTAAAAAGCAAACACATGTATCATATTCAGAAGAATAAAATTTTGTCTTTCATTCTTGATTCATTAATTCTAAACACTCTTAGTTTAATACGTAAAtgtgttaacctttaacaaacATAAATGTGTTTTATTTAATGctaaacatattttcaaaacattttttttaaaacatgtcTAATTATAAAACTATTCATACGCTATGAAATATCTAGTAATCATtattggaaaaattgaaaatctcATATGGTGATAAAAGCACCATATTCAGCATAAAAAAAGAACATCGTAATTTCATGCacaaatatgtttttatttgaaGTTGAACATATTGTcaatgcaacttttgaaaacatgCCTTACTACTAAAACTATTCATATGCTATGAAAAATTTGGTAATAAAGCTGGAGAAATGGAATTTCTTTTATGGTGATAAAAACACCATATTcagcataaataaataacattttaatGTCTCCCACTACTTTGATAGATATGATTTTCTCGTTGCCAACTTCCACTGAATTGGAAGTGGATGTTAACTTTGATCAAAGTAATATTTgcattggatagtttaacaacgttgatttatattcattaaacactttaataaacatgAATAactcattgcatgcttgtaacaaatctatctaattcaccttccaggttaGTTCCATGATAAGGGTATTccatttctgtcagcttaaataccccaacctagacaaaacTGTTCTTAGACAAAGAGCCCTTTGATAGCATCTaaaatgtgttattttcctctttttaaTTCTAGGTCGCTACTAtgtttaatatgtttatttaatgattttatagaTATCAAGCATTTTGGAGGTGGAATCGGTCATTACGTGCTATTTGGGGTTATtttggagcaattagaagctaatttgagcaatcGAACTTAAAAGGGATGTGAAAGGACGAAAATGCCCATAGTCGGAGGGTTGCGCCACTCAAAGGAGCGTTACACAACGCTCAAATGTAGTAGCTTAAAACTTTCGTGGAAACagggcaacgttgcaatgctacgaaccTCGAATGGAGGCGCGCACGTTGTCTATCGCAGGGTTGCAATGCTAGGTGCAATGTTGCAACTCCACGACTGTTGTATAAAACgtttgtttctttgttttagGGTAGGGAATCACCTCCAAATCGGTTCATATACCGATTTTCTCCTCTTCTCACCTCCcctcttgtatttttcttaatttttcttcCCATCTCATGTAATTAATGAAGACATTGTCAGGTTCTTCTCTTTTTCatctccatgggaaggtaagacCTAGCTGTCAAGTTTAGGGATTTGgaataatgtaatttttagGAGTTTTATTTGAATGTAATTTCTTGAAGGTGTTCATATAGCACATGCGGAAGCAATTTTAGAATCGGAGGTacttaactacatcaattttagaaaatgaaagcatgctgtCCAAATACCGTAAACAGAGAGCAGAATTTATACCAACCTTTTGGAGACCAATTCAGCAACTTCCTTTGATTCCTTTGCTCACGAACGGTGTGTGAACCACCTCTAgtgtcttccctactattctccgGGCCAAGAACGACTTGTGGGAGTCTATAGAGATAGGGAATGGGAAGGAAATGcttgaagattcaagctctAGAGAGATATATGAAGGTAGGTGAGTTTGAGACCAAATTCCAGTAGTATAACAGTATGGAAATGGTTGTGTTCAGCTCTCAATCTGATTCTACCTCTACTTTTAGAGTGAATCCATACATCAAGAAGCCTTAAGATGCAAGACACATGATGGAGATGCAAGcaatagtggattctaggtgttcaTGTAACATTACATGCAAGAGTGCATGGATGAGTTGTTTTTCCACTTTGAATCACCATGCATAAGTGGGATTCCAACAAAATTCACTATCCTTGATCCAAAATCTGTTTTTAGCTtgcattttaattataatttcaattctaaattgaaattaatttttggtaattaatttgaaacttttccaattaatttcatatgatAAATCCAATTAATCATTCTAACTTTGTGTAATCCATTAtatatgaatccttattcatgtatatagtatttaaaacacttttaaatacTTTATCTCTCATTTAAtagtttaattcataattaaattattgtgtCAAACATAATTGACGATAATACCCTTTCCCgattttgaatgattcaaaGTTTTCTATCTAATTGCTCTAGGCTTTattccgatatgagctagtagggggacctaatggacctacagatcatgggttctaACGATTCGAGGTTCACCGACTAATCTCATTAACCAAgctaaccaacattcattaactaccgggacactccactatagcccagtaGCTACACTCCcctcaccgtagatatatttccgtccacttgatataaccatgttcagtaagtcgatccttcacaagatGTTCGTAGCTATAGTCGGGTCAAATgtccgttttacccctatagtacttcttgttccttaagttccactaatcttctaatgaacaatcggtttgtggtccaaccatcaAACCTAAGTCCCTCctgggccaaggagagggtggggccccttgttcaagtcctagagttagtacttaagggaacaacctctctactatccctgaaattGGTAGGAGCGAATTCTGTCTTGCGagactatgtccctagctatctatccgattttatccccaaaatggtaggcttgttgaatcgatgatgtctggccactctcacccatgcagatcaaagaataatctcgtataaacaggagttcatagttagctcaggattaagatcgagttacctaggtcatcttgtgaaatagtcagtttctTCGGTAAACGGCATTATAAAGagaaagtgactaatttcgCGGTcctgtcttatgcaaactcattgcataggacgctcccactcacatgtttctACACGAATGATTTAGGATCTCATCGTTTGTACttaatacaaagtgggttgcgtCCAtggtgtccccaggataaggtacccaaccccaTCCTTATACCATAGAcagttttggctatatacttgaacttgatcctaTGATATGTCTCTATATATAGTTCGAATATTCATGTTATAGggttacaatttcaataaaaactttatcgaaaaacaaaacagaatatgtttattaatttacaaactacgagttttaggacataaaatccaacatttctatatttttatctATGTGTTTCAATCTTAATATTGTGTTTATGAATTgcataattttttattgatcGACAACCAATAATTTGTTGtgtaatttgaatgcttagagaTAGCTTATAACACACAACATATAATTATAGATTAATCTCAAAGGAAacaataggttagttaggcttgCAATTCGTTGTCTAAAATGAATATTATTGCTCCTATCAACCTAGAGAGAAACCACATTGAATGTTTGATTAGACGTTGAAAGTCGAACACTCATCCTAGTGTTATCTCTAGAGCTTAATGCGATTTGTCAATTTGTATGGAGTGGATTCGTTTTCTATACATTTCGATTAGTTaggtaattaggaccattgactgggattccaatcaattgtGCTAGGTATAGTGAAGACcctaaaattgcatttaaatagCTCGACGAACAAGATTGCATTGGTTCATTCCATTTTTCTAAACTAGAATGTCGTAGTTAATTgcatttttgtcttttagtt
Proteins encoded in this region:
- the LOC120080988 gene encoding uncharacterized protein LOC120080988 gives rise to the protein MSVLNRHCKGIFNVNLTRLIYPLTFYFLPIFFIFLFTLPLFSFSSHSHTFLFESYSFSLLSSKTLTFVCRSCVKSLSWCRCGLHVGLITKKGDLERRQIPRISLFSIFLLVAHSNHGDDDAGEYDPSPSPNLHSKPFILVKIGDLLLIFFDTFIAEISPYFFKWNDGFLVLGTQFTGGVFFSTGFFMTMAADCVIRMCMTNNILNFEGEEAPVDDLMELVQEIFAFHMKHNAEPEAVDLLMEVEDLDLLVEHVDSTNFKRICIYLTSSANDLDADNSG